GGAGTTGCCCTGTTTATTTCATCAGCCAGCAGTATATTTGTGAAAATTGGACCTGGTCTGAACTCAAACTCTTGTGTTTTCATGTTGAAGTAGTATATACCTGTCAGATCTGATGGCAGAAGGTCTGGCGTGAACTGAATTCTTTTGAAACTACAATTTATAGATTTTGCAAGAGCCTTTGATAGCATTGTTTTTCCTGTGCCCGGGACGTCCTCTAAAAGAACATGCCCACCGGCAAAGAGAGATGTTATTACAAGCTCAATTTGAGCTTCTTTTCCCACAATCACCTTTGATATGTTTTGGATAATCCTTCTTGCAACGTTGGCTATCTCCATTTCTCATTCCTACCCTCTTTTTAAATCTTTTTATTAAAATTTTGACCTTACTATGTTTTATTTAAACTTACATGCCCTACCTACAAGATTATTTTACCTCTTTTATGTAGTTATTTCAATGAACTGGGATCAGGTTAAACTTACAAAATATTGAGAGCTGTTTTATCGAAAATGTGCAAAAACAAAGCAGAAATTTGTATACCCATAACTTAACAAAGTGAGATACAATATTGTCATGTAAACAATTTCAAAGGAGGCATAAAAGGTGGCGAACGAGATTTTGGAAACAGATGTTGTTGTCCAGATAGGAATAATTGTTAGAGACATTGAAAAGACAGCAAAAGACTTTGCGCAGTTTTTTGGAGTTGAGGTTCCACAGATTATCGAAACTGAAGGGTACGAAAAAACACACACAGAGTATAGAGGAAAGCCTACAAATGCCAGAGCAAAACTTGCATTTTTCAGAAACTTTAAAAACATAGAGATTGAGCTGATTGAGCCAGATGAGAATCCTTCTACATGGAGAGACTTTTTGGAAACTCACGGCGAGGGTATTCACCATATAGGTGTATTTGTAAAGAACATGGATGAGAAGATTGAAAATCTTAAAAAAGAAGGAATTGAGGTTATTCAAAAAGGGGATTACACAGGTGGAAGATATGCTTACATGGAAAGTACCAATAAGCTCAAATTCATCTTAGAACTTTTGGAGAACTTTTGAAATATTTTTTTGGGGAAGTGGGGAGTAAGAATATGAAAAGAATCTTGGCTTTGGTTGGAGATTTTTACCACAGTCATGACAACCTGCTCAAAGCCTTACAGCAAGCCACAAGTACTGCTTTAGATAACTGCGAGATAATAGATGCATCTATTGAAAACTTTGAGGAGTTTCTTTCTCAAAATCCAGATGCAATTGTAATCTCTGCAGAAAACAGGATAAATCCGCAGGATGAAATTGTAAAGTGCTGGATGACAGAGCAGTTGGAAAAGAGAATAAAAGAGTATGTTGAAGGCGGTGGAAGGCTTTTTGTATGGCACTCAGGGCTTGCCTCATACCCTGAAGAAGGAGAGTTTTGCAAACTTGTGAGAGGGTATTTTAAGTTTCATCCAGAGAAGCACAAACCTGTAAGATATCACTCTTTCCAAAAAGTTGTTCTTGGCAGCAAAGGGTTTGACTTCACAATTGTGGATGAACACTATTTTGTTTTTTGCGACAAAGAAAATACTAACATCTATCTTTACTCTGAATCAGAGGATGGCGGTTCAATTGCAGGATGGTGGCACAATTTTGGCAAGGGCAAAGTGGTTGCATTAACTCCTGCTCACAGAGAAGACGGGCTTTTGGATAATAACTTCCAGGGACTTCTCAAAACAGTTTTGACCTTTCTTTTCAAGTAGGACTTTCAAAATATAAATAAGACTTTTTCAAGGGCTTGTCCGGCTACAGCTTAGGATAAACCCTTTTTAAAAAACCGTTGACAGAATATAAAAAAACAATTAATATAGAAATATAAAGTGAACGATTAAGTAACCTATTTACTAAACTTTTAAGTGAGCTGGTGAAAAATGGATATTACAAGGTTTAAGGAAGATTTAAAAGCTCATCTTGAAGAAAAGATAATACCGTTTTGGCAAAGTTTAAAGGACGATGAATTTGGTGGCTACTATGGATATATGGACTTTAATCTTAACATTCACAGAAAAGCTCAAAAAGGTTGCATTTTGAACTCGAGGATATTGTGGTTTTTCTCAGCATGTTACAATGTACTGAAAAATGAAAAATGCAAAGAGCTGGCTTTTCATGCGTTTGAATTTTTAAAAAACAAGTTTTGGGACAAAGAGTATGAAGGACTTTTCTGGAATGTATCCCATAAAGGTGTGCCCGTTGATGTGACAAAACATGTTTATGTTCAGGCTTTTGGCATATACGGACTTTCGGAGTACTATGAAGCATCCGGGGACGAAGAAGCTCTTCATTTGGCAAAGAGGCTTTTCGAAATTTTAGAGACAAAATGCAAAAGGGAAAATGGATACACAGAACAGTTTGAGAGAAACTGGCAAGAAAAAGAAAACAGGTTTTTGAGCGAAAATGGAGTAATTGCCTCAAAAACAATGAACACGCATCTTCATGTACTGGAGAGCTACACAAACCTTTACAGGGTTTTGAGAACTAAAGATGTGTATGAAGCGCTTGAGTGGATTGTAAGACTCTTTGTTGACAAGATTTACAAAAAAGGAACAGGTCACTTCAAGGTATTCTGCGATGATAACTGGAACGAACTTATAAAAGCAGTATCATATGGACATGACATTGAAGCAAGTTGGCTTTTGGACGAAGCTGCTAAGTATCTGAAGGATGAAGAATTAAAAGAGGAGGTTGAAAAGCTCACATTAGAGGTTGCGCAAGTAACTTTAAAAGAAGCCTTTGATGGTCAAAGTCTTATAAACGAGAAGGTAGAGGACAGGGTTGACAGAAGCAAAATCTGGTGGGTTGAAGCAGAGACGGTTGTTGGATTTTTCAATGCATATCAAAAGACAAAAGAGGAAAAATATTTAGATGCAGCCATCAAGACATGGGAGTTCATAAAAGAGCATCTTGTTGACAGAAGAAAGAACTCTGAATGGCTGTGGAAGGTAAATGAGGATTTAGAAGCTGCAGATATGCCAATTGTTGAGCAATGGAAGTGCCCGTATCACAATGGCAGAATGTGTTTGGAGATAATAAAAAGGGTTGACTAAAAGTTTCGAGCTTGACCCTGTAAAGTTACAGAGAAATAAAGTATAATAGTAAGTAAAAAAGAAAAGGCTTGTAAAGCCTATTTTGAAGGGGAATAAAAAGACCATGGACAAGAGAGTTACCATGAAAGACATTGCCGAAAAGCTTGGTGTTTCCAAGGTAACAGTGTCAAAGGCGCTCAAGGACAGCCCTGATATTAGTTCATCCCTGAAAGAGAAAATCATAAAGACTGCCCAGGAGATGGGTTACATCTACAACGCAAAGGGAAGGATGCTAAGAGAAAACCTAACGTATTCCATCGGTGTGATATCGTCAGAAAAATACTATGGTAAAGACGACTATTTCTACATAGACCTTTACAAGCATCTTTCAAACAGTTTAGAGAAGCTTGGCTTTACAACAACCTTCAACATTATAAGCCAGTCAGACGAAAATGAGCTTTCTGTACCCAACGCGCTTTTGGAACAGAAGGTAGACGGTGTTGTTATTTTGGGTCAGATGAGTCTTGACTACATTCAAAAGATTTTAAGTTACAATTACCCGACAGTGTTTTTAGACTTTTACTGTGACAAGTTTAACGTTGACTGTGTCATCACAGACAACTTTTACGCAACATACGAGATAACCAACATGCTAATAGAGCAGGGTCACACCAAAATTGGGTTTGTAGGGAACATCTACGCAACAAGCAGTATCCAGGACAGGTTCCTGGGCTTTTACAAGGCGCTTTTGGAGAACAAGATAGATCTCAACAAGGACTGGATAATAAAAGACAGGGATGACAACAACAATTTCATAGATATTGTATTGCCCAAAAACCTTCCAACGGCATTTGTTTGCAACTGTGACAAGACTGCTTATCTTACAATAGAGAAGCTCAAATCAAGTGGATACAAGGTGCCGGATGATGTTTCGGTGGTGGGGTTTGATGATAGCCTTCACGCAGTGCTTTCACAGCCCAAAATTACTACAGTCCGTGTGAATTTGGAAGAGATGGGCAGAAGAACAGCCAAGATGATGGTTGAAAAGATAAAGCAGGGAGAAAAACATTATGGCAAAATGCTCATAAAAGGCAAGATTATCATAAGAGAGTCTGTCAAGGCTTTGAAATAATACTTTTTCAAGATGGTCGGATAACATTTTAAATTCACATAAATCAAAAAATATGGAGGAGGAAAGAGCTAATGGATATCAAAATAATAGGGCAATCACTTCCAAACATGCCATGGGAAGAAAGACCTAAAGACTGCAAGGACATTGTATGGAGGTCTAAACACAACCCAATTATCAAGAGAAATCAGGCAAAAGATGCAAACAGTATCTTCAACAGCGCGGTGGTTCCGTTCAAAGATGGGTTTGCAGGAGTTTTTAGAGTAGATGATAGGGCAAGAAGAATGAACATCAGACGTGGGTTTAGCAAGGATGGTTACAACTGGGAGATTGATGATGAGCCAATAAATTTCATTCAAGAGACAAGAGACCCCCTTGTCAGTGAGTATAAATACGACCCAAGAGTAACTTTCATAGAAGATAGATACTATATCACATGGTGTAATGGCTATCACGGACCGACAATTGGTGTGGGCTATACATTCGACTTTGAAAAGTTCTACCAGATTGAAAATGCATTTTTGCCATACAACAGAAACGGTGTGCTTTTCCCAAGAAAAATTAACGGCAAATACGCTATGCTATCCCGCCCATCAGATACAGGCCATACACCCTTTGGTGATATATTCTACAGCGAAAGCCCTGACATGATTCACTGGGGCTGCCACAGACATGTAATGTCAGCAGGCTACACACCTTGGCAATCACTCAAAATAGGAGCAGGGCCAACACCAATTGAAACAAGCGAAGGCTGGCTTTTGATTTATCATGGTGTATTGTTATCTTGCAACGGGTATGTATACAGCTTTGGTGCGGCACTTTTGGACTTAGAAAAACCATGGATTGTAAAGGCAAGGTCAAAATCTTACCTGCTCTCACCACAAGAGTATTATGAATGTGTTGGCGATGTTCCAAACGTTGCATTCCCATGCGCAGCACTTTGCGACTCTAGCACAGGAAGGCTTGCAATTTATTATGGTGGTGCTGATACTGTCGTGAACCTTGCATTTGCTTATGTTCAGGATATAATCGAACTTCTCAAGAGAGAAAGCCAGGAATAACAAAAATATTGATGATAAAAACATACAAAAAAAGGCCGGCAGCAGAACAAAGCTGCTGGCCTTTTTGATTTTGTGATGTTTTCCAAACTTGAAATTGGTTTATTTACTGGTAAAGTAAAATCTAAAATCTGCGGTATAAAATATTAAGTTTCTCGGGTTGTTAAATATGCACCACAAATTTTATAATGAACATGTAGTTGTTTTGCAGTTTTTCTATACAAAAATTACATTCTAGAAAGGAGGATTGATTATGTTTAAAAGAAGAGTTGCTTTATTGGTTGCTATTGCCTTTTTGATAACCATCATTGTTCCAGGGTTTTTAAGCGCTCCAACAAAGGCAGTAGCAGCGTCCAAAAAACCAATAGTTTTTAAGATTTACTGGGGTGATTCTAACGCAGAGCCGGTTGATGTGTGGAAGACACCAATTGGTAAAAAGGTTGAACAGATCACAGGTGTAAGGCTTCAGTTTGAATTTATTGTCGGCAGTGACGAGGAAACAAAAGCAGGTATCATGCTTGCAAGTGGTGACTTGCCGGATTTAATCAATGCACACAACGTTGTAAACAAGTTCATTGAAGCAGGAGCTTTAGTTCCGATGGATAATTACATTGCTAAGTACGGCAAGAACATCAAAAAGTGGTATGATGCAAAAGCGCTTAAAAAACTCAAATATCCAAAGGATGGGCACATTTACTATCTCACACCTTTCAGAGAAGAGTCTGACCCGCTCTATTCGTTTGCTGGGTTCTGGCTACCTATATACGTTCTCAAAGAGAACAAATGGCCAGTTGTAAGAGATATTGACACATATTTCAAGATTGTAAAAGATGCTGTCAAGAAACATCCAACATACAATGGAAAGCCAACAATAGGTTTCACAGCTTTAACAGACAGCTGGAGAATCTATGTACTGATGCAGCAGCCGCTGAGGCTTGAAGGCTATCCAAATGATGGTGGCTGGCTTATTGACGAAAAGACAGGTGTTGTAAAGGACAGCTATACAATGCCATATGCAAAGACATATTACAAGATACTCAACCAGATGTGGAACGAAGGTCTGCTTGACAAAGAGATGTTCTCACAAAACTATGACCAGTACTTAGCAAAGATTTCGTCAGGTAGGGTTGTTGGTTTTTATGATGAAAGATGGCAGATACAATCTGCAATAGATTCTCTTGAAAAACAAGGATTATATGACAGGATTCCTATTGCAATGCCAGTTTTGAAAAAGGGTGTAAAGAGAGATAGATACAACGTGGTCACAATGGGGACAGGCGCTGGAATATCAATTACAAAGAAGTGCAAGGACCCGGTTGCAGCGTTCAAGTTCTTGGACAGAATGGCTGGCGAGGATATCTTGAAACTCATCAACTGGGGTATCCAAGGCCAGGACTACTATGTAAAGAATGGTAAGATGTACAAGGATGCAAAACAGATTCAAAATTACATGAACCCAGATTACAGAAAGAAACAGGGTATTGGCGGAAATATCTGGTTTGCATTCCCAAGACCACCGTTTGACTGGACATATTCAGACAAGAGCGGAAAGATTTCTTGGGACTACTCAGACCAGGCATTAGAGCAGAGGTACAAACCATATGAAAAGGAAGTTTTGAAAGCTTATAAGATTAAGTCGTTCAAAGACTTGTTCTCACCAACATGGAACTCACCGTACGGATATGGCTGGGATATCAAGCTTCCAGACGACCTGCAAGCAATCCAGAACCAGGCTGATGACTTGCAAAGAAGGTACATCACAAAAGCTATAATGGCAAAACCGGGTGAGTACGATAAGATCTGGAATGAATACCTCAACAAGATGAAGAAGATTCCTATCAAGAAGGTAATCGATTTTAGACAAAAAGAGATCCAGAGAAGACTCAAAGAGTGGAACTAATTGGTATTTTAGAGTTTAGCATTTTAAAGCTCACGGAACACCTAATTCTACAGGTGTTCCGTGAGTATTTAGTTTAATTGACCCTACAAGCTTTTAAGGAGGAAAAGGAAGATGCAGTCATCTAAGAAAGGATTCTTTACAACAATCTACAACCAGCGCCAGCTAATTGTTCTTACATTTCCTTTTTTAATTATGGTGCTGATTTTTAACTACTTTCCACTGTGGGGCTGGCTTTTGGCATTCAAAGACTACAAACCTTATCTTGGTTTTCAAAATTCAGAGTGGGTTGGATTCAAAAACTTTGCAGACCTATTTTCAGACGTTTATTTTTTCCAGGCGCTTAGAAATACCTTGGTCATAAGCTGTTTGAAGCTCATTTTTAACTTTTTGTCGTCCATTACGTTTGCAATACTTTTGAATGAGATTAAAAACATGCTATTTAAAAGGACAGTGCAGACAATCTCGTACCTTCCACACTTTGTTTCATGGGTTGTAGCAGCAAACATTATATACACAGTGCTTTCACCTGACTATGGGATAATAAACGAACTTCTTGTCAAATTCCATATTCTAAAAGAACCAATTAACTTTTTGGGCGAACCTCAATATTTCTGGTTCATTGCACCAATTACTGAGGTTTGGAAGGAGATGGGCTGGAACGCAATTATATACTTGGCTGCAATGACAAACATCGACCCGCAGCTTTATGAAGCTGCAAGCATAGACGGTGCAGGCAGGCTAAAGAGAATATGGTACATAACCTTGCCGGGTATTTTACCCACAGTCAAGATTCTTCTTATCATGAACGTTGGATGGATTTTGAATGCTGGATTTGAGCAGATGTACCTTTTGCAAAGACCATCAACCTTGGACTATTCAGATATCCTTGAGACATACATCTTAAGATATGGTATTGGCAGTGGCAGATGGTCTTATGCAACAGCAGCAGGTATTTTCAACTCTGTTGTAAGCCTTATTCTTGTTACAACTGCAAACAGAATAGCATCTAAGATTGGCGAAGGCGAAAGGGTATTTTAAAAAACTTTATTGAGGGGTGTTTTTAAGGTGCAAACGTCAGCAAAGTACAGGACAACAGAGGATTTGGTCATTGACATTGTGGTATACACAGTCATGATAATCGTGATGATAGCTACTTTATATCCTTTTTGGAATATACTTGCTATTTCTCTTAACGATGCGCTTGATTCCATAAGAGGTGGAATATATCTGTGGCCAAGAAAATTCACACTCAACAACTACAGGGTTATACTTAGCAATCCTGACATATACCATGCAACCCTCATATCAGTTTTGAGAGCTGTTATAGGAAGCATAACAAACGTTCTTTCGTGTTTGATGGTTGCATATGGAATTAGCCGAAAGGACTATATATTCAGAAAGTTTATCTCCAGAGTCATCGTGTTTACAATGTATTTTAGCGGCGGTCTTATCCCCACATACCTTCTTATGAAAAATCTTCATCTTGTTGGAACGTTTTGGGTGTACATTTTGCCTGGTATGGTAAGCGCGTTCAATATAATTGTGATAAGAAGCTATATAGACGGACTTCCTCAAAGTCTTATTGAGTCAGCTAAGATTGACGGTGCAAGCGAATACAGGATACTGTTTCAGATAATTATGCCGCTCTGCCTTCCTGTTTTGGCAACTGTTACACTTTGGGTTGCGGTTGGTCAGTGGAATTCATGGTTTGACACCTTCCTGTATAACTCCGGAAAACCAGAGCTTTCTACTTTGCAATTTGAGCTTCAAAAGATTTTACAGTCTGTTCAGTCTGCATCAACTAACCCCGACTTTTCAGCATCACTTACATCTTCTGGCAGGACTGTGACACCAACTGCTATCCGTGCAACCATGACAATAGTTGCAACACTGCCCATACTTTTTGTATATCCGTTCCTGCAAAGATATTTCATACACGGTCTTACAATTGGTAGTATAAAAGAGTGAAGAAGAGTGTGTTATAATTAAATCAATATTCTCTTAGCTTAAAAGAAGATGGAAAGATTCATGCGCAAAGTAATTAAGATTATAAACGATATTCCTCTGTTTAAGAAGATATTTTCCATATTTTTTATATTTGTGTTTATTCCCCTTTTGATTTTGAGTAGCCAATTTATCTCGCAGATTGATTTTTATATAAACGATAAGCTCCACAGCCAGCTTGAAAATGCATCAAATATGACAATTTCGAATTTCAAGAAAGCCATTGAGCTTGCAATCAATCTTGCGTATACCATATATTCGGACCCGAGAGTAATTGAGACTGTAAATACACGGTACATGTCTGTTGAAGAATTTTATGATGCGTACGAGAAGAACATAAAACCCATACTTCAAAACGCAAGAATACTCTATCCGCAGATTTCGCAAATAACAATATACTGTGACAATCCTACTATACTGAATGCAGATGGGCTTGCGTTTTTGACAGATGAATATAAAAAGTTTTTGCAAAAAGGAGAAAAAGAGGGTAAAAACCTCTATGTGCTAAGTGGTCTTGAGAATGAAAAGCCGTATGTTTCTATTGTGCTAAATCTCAACTTTTATGAGCAATATGTTCCCAAATACCAGCAAAGCACAATTAAAAAGTTTTTAAGAATTGACCTGAACAGAGTTTATCTTAACAGTATTTTGAGCACGTTTAAAGATGGTCACATATTTATAGCAGATG
This Caldicellulosiruptor changbaiensis DNA region includes the following protein-coding sequences:
- a CDS encoding VOC family protein → MANEILETDVVVQIGIIVRDIEKTAKDFAQFFGVEVPQIIETEGYEKTHTEYRGKPTNARAKLAFFRNFKNIEIELIEPDENPSTWRDFLETHGEGIHHIGVFVKNMDEKIENLKKEGIEVIQKGDYTGGRYAYMESTNKLKFILELLENF
- a CDS encoding ThuA domain-containing protein, with the translated sequence MKRILALVGDFYHSHDNLLKALQQATSTALDNCEIIDASIENFEEFLSQNPDAIVISAENRINPQDEIVKCWMTEQLEKRIKEYVEGGGRLFVWHSGLASYPEEGEFCKLVRGYFKFHPEKHKPVRYHSFQKVVLGSKGFDFTIVDEHYFVFCDKENTNIYLYSESEDGGSIAGWWHNFGKGKVVALTPAHREDGLLDNNFQGLLKTVLTFLFK
- a CDS encoding AGE family epimerase/isomerase, producing the protein MDITRFKEDLKAHLEEKIIPFWQSLKDDEFGGYYGYMDFNLNIHRKAQKGCILNSRILWFFSACYNVLKNEKCKELAFHAFEFLKNKFWDKEYEGLFWNVSHKGVPVDVTKHVYVQAFGIYGLSEYYEASGDEEALHLAKRLFEILETKCKRENGYTEQFERNWQEKENRFLSENGVIASKTMNTHLHVLESYTNLYRVLRTKDVYEALEWIVRLFVDKIYKKGTGHFKVFCDDNWNELIKAVSYGHDIEASWLLDEAAKYLKDEELKEEVEKLTLEVAQVTLKEAFDGQSLINEKVEDRVDRSKIWWVEAETVVGFFNAYQKTKEEKYLDAAIKTWEFIKEHLVDRRKNSEWLWKVNEDLEAADMPIVEQWKCPYHNGRMCLEIIKRVD
- a CDS encoding substrate-binding domain-containing protein, whose product is MDKRVTMKDIAEKLGVSKVTVSKALKDSPDISSSLKEKIIKTAQEMGYIYNAKGRMLRENLTYSIGVISSEKYYGKDDYFYIDLYKHLSNSLEKLGFTTTFNIISQSDENELSVPNALLEQKVDGVVILGQMSLDYIQKILSYNYPTVFLDFYCDKFNVDCVITDNFYATYEITNMLIEQGHTKIGFVGNIYATSSIQDRFLGFYKALLENKIDLNKDWIIKDRDDNNNFIDIVLPKNLPTAFVCNCDKTAYLTIEKLKSSGYKVPDDVSVVGFDDSLHAVLSQPKITTVRVNLEEMGRRTAKMMVEKIKQGEKHYGKMLIKGKIIIRESVKALK
- a CDS encoding glycoside hydrolase family 130 protein — its product is MDIKIIGQSLPNMPWEERPKDCKDIVWRSKHNPIIKRNQAKDANSIFNSAVVPFKDGFAGVFRVDDRARRMNIRRGFSKDGYNWEIDDEPINFIQETRDPLVSEYKYDPRVTFIEDRYYITWCNGYHGPTIGVGYTFDFEKFYQIENAFLPYNRNGVLFPRKINGKYAMLSRPSDTGHTPFGDIFYSESPDMIHWGCHRHVMSAGYTPWQSLKIGAGPTPIETSEGWLLIYHGVLLSCNGYVYSFGAALLDLEKPWIVKARSKSYLLSPQEYYECVGDVPNVAFPCAALCDSSTGRLAIYYGGADTVVNLAFAYVQDIIELLKRESQE
- a CDS encoding ABC transporter substrate-binding protein; translation: MFKRRVALLVAIAFLITIIVPGFLSAPTKAVAASKKPIVFKIYWGDSNAEPVDVWKTPIGKKVEQITGVRLQFEFIVGSDEETKAGIMLASGDLPDLINAHNVVNKFIEAGALVPMDNYIAKYGKNIKKWYDAKALKKLKYPKDGHIYYLTPFREESDPLYSFAGFWLPIYVLKENKWPVVRDIDTYFKIVKDAVKKHPTYNGKPTIGFTALTDSWRIYVLMQQPLRLEGYPNDGGWLIDEKTGVVKDSYTMPYAKTYYKILNQMWNEGLLDKEMFSQNYDQYLAKISSGRVVGFYDERWQIQSAIDSLEKQGLYDRIPIAMPVLKKGVKRDRYNVVTMGTGAGISITKKCKDPVAAFKFLDRMAGEDILKLINWGIQGQDYYVKNGKMYKDAKQIQNYMNPDYRKKQGIGGNIWFAFPRPPFDWTYSDKSGKISWDYSDQALEQRYKPYEKEVLKAYKIKSFKDLFSPTWNSPYGYGWDIKLPDDLQAIQNQADDLQRRYITKAIMAKPGEYDKIWNEYLNKMKKIPIKKVIDFRQKEIQRRLKEWN
- a CDS encoding ABC transporter permease, whose protein sequence is MQSSKKGFFTTIYNQRQLIVLTFPFLIMVLIFNYFPLWGWLLAFKDYKPYLGFQNSEWVGFKNFADLFSDVYFFQALRNTLVISCLKLIFNFLSSITFAILLNEIKNMLFKRTVQTISYLPHFVSWVVAANIIYTVLSPDYGIINELLVKFHILKEPINFLGEPQYFWFIAPITEVWKEMGWNAIIYLAAMTNIDPQLYEAASIDGAGRLKRIWYITLPGILPTVKILLIMNVGWILNAGFEQMYLLQRPSTLDYSDILETYILRYGIGSGRWSYATAAGIFNSVVSLILVTTANRIASKIGEGERVF
- a CDS encoding carbohydrate ABC transporter permease, with amino-acid sequence MQTSAKYRTTEDLVIDIVVYTVMIIVMIATLYPFWNILAISLNDALDSIRGGIYLWPRKFTLNNYRVILSNPDIYHATLISVLRAVIGSITNVLSCLMVAYGISRKDYIFRKFISRVIVFTMYFSGGLIPTYLLMKNLHLVGTFWVYILPGMVSAFNIIVIRSYIDGLPQSLIESAKIDGASEYRILFQIIMPLCLPVLATVTLWVAVGQWNSWFDTFLYNSGKPELSTLQFELQKILQSVQSASTNPDFSASLTSSGRTVTPTAIRATMTIVATLPILFVYPFLQRYFIHGLTIGSIKE